The DNA region GGTTGAACCATCATCTACTATAATAATTTCAGTATTTTTATAGGTTTGATTTATGGCAGCCTTAATTGTAGCATGTAAACAATAAGAGCGGTTATAAGTTGGTATAATAATCGAAATAAGAGGCGAATGAGTAATGTTAATCAATGGTGGTTGTTTTTGGTTTTAGAATCTATTTGTTTTTTGGAACACAAATCTAATCAATAATTTAGATATCCAATCTAAATTATTTTTCTATCAAAAAATCTTAAAACAAAAACTTTTGAATTTATAATATATACCTCACTTCATCACAATTTAATCGTTTTAACTTGTTTAAATTCTAATTTTACTTAAGGTACACATAATGATTAAAATAATCTATAATCGCTTTGCCTTCAAGTAAAACATCAGCGCCAATGATACCATGAACAGGTTTTGCCTTAAAAGATTCTAAGGCCTCATTTACATGCGAGAGATCAAAAATTACGATGCCAAAGTCTGGATTTTTCCAGCTTCCGAGTTGTAGGTTATTATGTGCTGAAATTTGTGTTTTCATACCCGTTCCTCCAGCTCCGGAGGCTTTTGTTTTTGTTTTTTTTGCAGATACTTCAAAACGTTCGATGCTTTCAAAACCAATGCAGGTGTTTGAAGCGCCTGTATCTAAAATGAAATTTCCCGAAACGCCGTTTATTTTTGCTTTTACTAAAAGGTGTTGCGTCTTGGTAACTTTGAATTTTATTTTTTTGTAATTCTCTTTTTTGAGAACTTCGTGAAGATTTTCCATTTTTGATAATGATTGAAAACCAAAAATAAACCAATTACAATCAAAAAGCTAATCACATAATAGATATAATTTCCAGATTTTTCTTCTGCCGAAATCGAACCGTAATACACAAATGAACTCCAGTAATAAGGAGACTTTTTTGCATTCGGAATTGATTTCTCGCTTAAATATTCCAATTTGGCATTTGAATTTGCTTCAAAATAAGAAACATCGTTTTTAATGTTTTTATAAAAATCAGACATAAAAATCGAAGTCGTAAAATCGTTTACTTTCCATAACGAAAACAACAAATTCTGTAATGGAATTTGGGATTTTTTTATTGATTCCTATTAAGGATATGGACTTTGAATTTAGACTTGAGTGCTGGAGAACTGATGAAACAATACAATTCGTTTTTTAGTAAGCATTGTTCCCGCTTTTGGCTTTATCTTTTTTAAGGCGAAGAAAAATCGCCTCAAAAAAGGATACCACCTTAATCGGGGCTAATCTTAAACATTTGGCTTCTTTTAAATAGTAAAAAAAATCCAAACTCTTACCGACAGTTCGGGATTTGAGTTTGGATTTTTTTATTGATTCCTCCCGATCCTGAATTTTCGGGATGCGATTGGATTTTGGAATTTCAAATTTTGGAATTTAGCAATCCTTTATTTCTTCACGAGTTTAACGATTTTAACCTGACCTTCTGATTTTACTTTCAAGAAATAGAATCCCGAAGAAACATTTGATAAATCAATTTCAGAATGATCGCTATCTATTCTTGTAGATAAAATACTTTGTCCCGAAACAGAATATATTTCGATTTCATCAATCAGAGAAGTATTGTTTATTATCAATACATGCTTCACAGGATTTGGATAATACTTGAAATTAGGAAGTACAAAATCTGGTGTAGAAAGTGATCCATTTAATTTTGTCGTAACAGCAAGACGCCGTATACTCTCAACTCCGTTTATAGTTTGAGAAGCATAATATGTAGTACCGTCTATAAGAACTGTTGTTAACGGTAATAGAGTTTCATTTGTTTTGTTCTTACCGGCCAAAGGATTTTGACTAATATACCATTTAATGTTTTCGCCTTCAACAACGACATCAGCTAAAGTCTGTCCCGGTTTGAAACTAATAGTTATAGAATTTTTACCTTCTAGTGATGGAGCCGGTGGATTAATCGTAAAATTGAATGTTACATAACAACCAATTTGATCCTGAACAATTATAATATATTCGCCGGCAGTTAAATTGGTAAATTTATTACTGGCTGAAAATACATTTAAATTAGGAGAAATTGCATATAAGTAACCGCCTGTACCACCAGATGCAATAATTGTAGCCGTTTGATTTTCGATACTAATATTAGCTATTATTGGCGTAGGATCTGTTACGGTAATAGATACATTTTCTACACAGCCATTGCGATCTTTGACGGAAATTACGTGAGTCCCGCCATTAACTTGAAAAGTATTTGAAGCGCTATAAATTCCACCATTAACAGCATAAGTATAAGGTGCCAGTCCGCCGGTCACAGTCGCTTGAATTGTTGCCGGACTAGAGCAGGTTTGTTGAGATGTCAGTGTTGCGATAAGTTGTAAAGGAGTCGAAGCAGTTATCTCCAGACTTAAACTAAACACAGTATTTTGAGAATCCTTAACCTTGGCAATGTAGTTA from uncultured Flavobacterium sp. includes:
- a CDS encoding retropepsin-like aspartic protease, which codes for MENLHEVLKKENYKKIKFKVTKTQHLLVKAKINGVSGNFILDTGASNTCIGFESIERFEVSAKKTKTKASGAGGTGMKTQISAHNNLQLGSWKNPDFGIVIFDLSHVNEALESFKAKPVHGIIGADVLLEGKAIIDYFNHYVYLK